The genomic window CTGCCATACCATAAGCAAAATAATGAAATGGATTACCTTTTCCCGTTTCTCTATCGAAATGAATATCGGGAGTTTTATAAAAGCCTGTTGCACTTAAGCTATACTGATTTAGATAAGCAAAAAGAACCAATTTGCTAAATGAGATATTGTATTTACCATCTTTAACCTGATTATTTTCAAACTTAATCTGTCCTTTGCTTTTCGGAAACTTATCACGAAAAGCATCGCTTAAACGAGCAATCAATTTATCGCAAGCATTTTTTACAGCCATTCCGTTTAAATCTGTACCCGAAGATGCTGCAGTTGCCGAAGCGTTAGGAACTTTTGAGGTATTAGTTGCCGTAATATTAAACTTGTCGACATCAAGTCCTAAAACATCGGCAGCAATTTGTCTTATCTTAGTATGTAAACCCTGTCCCATTTCTGTTCCACCATGATTTACGTTTACACTACCATCCTGATAAATATTTACTAATGCTCCTGCTTGATTTAAAAAAGAAGTAGTAAATGAAATTCCAAATTTTACGGGAGTCATCGCTAAACCACGCTTAACATATTCATTCTTAACATTAAACTGATCTACTAAATTCCTACGCTTAAAATAATCGCTTGAAGCCATTAATTTTTCAAAAATAATAGGTAGTCTGTTTACTCCTATTTTTTGTCCGTAAGGTGTAGTATTTCGTTTATTCTCACCATAAAAATTCAACTGTCTAATTTCTGCTGCATCTTTCTTTAAAAATCTTGCAATACGATCAATAATATTCTCAATAACTGCTATTCCTTGTGGTCCGCCAAAACCACGAAAAGCCGTATTAGATGGAATATTAGTTTTCCAAACCAATCCTTGAACCCTAACTGCAGGCAGGAAATAAGCATTGTCGATATGAAATAAAGCACGTTCTAAAATAGCCATACTCAAATCTAAAGATGATCCGCCATCGGCATTAAGCATAACATCTAAGCCCAAAATATTACCCTGCTTATCAAATCCAACTTCGTAAGTAGAATAAAAAGGATGACGCTTACCTGTTATTAGCTGATCGATATCTCTACTAAGGTGCATTTCGACAGGCTGTTTGGTGTAATTAGCCAAAAGTGCAGCCCAAGCAGCAATATGATTTGCCTGTGTTTCTTTCCCACCAAAAGCACCACCCATA from Bacteroidales bacterium includes these protein-coding regions:
- the xdhB gene encoding xanthine dehydrogenase molybdopterin binding subunit codes for the protein MTEHSAEHNSIRFHVSGESVYIHDMKLSEDALIGHLVYSTKAHAQIKSLNCFKAKALKGVVGIISHKDISGINQMGPIAKDEPCLVDSEVNFIGAPIALIAAKDKETAYKAAELIEIEYEELPAIIGLEEAMEKGETFQEIRKIEEGDWQKEIQNAPYQLIGDLFTGGQEHWYLETQTALAVPREGNEILVYSSSQHPDETQAVVAEVLGISRNLVEVEVKRMGGAFGGKETQANHIAAWAALLANYTKQPVEMHLSRDIDQLITGKRHPFYSTYEVGFDKQGNILGLDVMLNADGGSSLDLSMAILERALFHIDNAYFLPAVRVQGLVWKTNIPSNTAFRGFGGPQGIAVIENIIDRIARFLKKDAAEIRQLNFYGENKRNTTPYGQKIGVNRLPIIFEKLMASSDYFKRRNLVDQFNVKNEYVKRGLAMTPVKFGISFTTSFLNQAGALVNIYQDGSVNVNHGGTEMGQGLHTKIRQIAADVLGLDVDKFNITATNTSKVPNASATAASSGTDLNGMAVKNACDKLIARLSDAFRDKFPKSKGQIKFENNQVKDGKYNISFSKLVLFAYLNQYSLSATGFYKTPDIHFDRETGKGNPFHYFAYGMAVSEVEVDILTGKHQVLRTDILHDVGNSVNSLIDKGQIEGAFVQGLGWVTSEEMKYNGDGNLLNRSPDTYKIPAVTDIPKDFRVELLDKAPNPLVIKKSKAVGEPPFIHGLSVWLALKDAVSAVGQHKIEPEFKIPATHEYIAMSCESIKLKMNKNEV